The Bactrocera oleae isolate idBacOlea1 unplaced genomic scaffold, idBacOlea1 ctg00000009.1, whole genome shotgun sequence genome includes the window tggtttttatacagttattttaaatagaaatagattttgttttatacaaaactctatattctgtactaacatattgtataatatgagcgttttttattcctggttttctacagttagtttaaatagaaatagattttgttttatacaaaaaaataaaaatctattattctatactaacatattctagaaataaatattaaacaatattttagttttatttgtgagctattctaatatttactcataaaatatatgtgtaaaaggatggtttttaaataaaataaaatattaatgtgttgcacccgaaaatactttatatcatatatttattattgaaataaatataatagaatttgaaattattaatttcaaatcaagaaaaaaatgtatatactcttaaaaaaagatatatatattactatatgcattgaaataaagtaaaatgtatagaatgatattatttgaaaattttgccaatataagaagaaatatcgttcttacataattaaataataatatgtatagagaacgacaattcttttcacgataccaaaacaaaaattaaaaaaatccattacaaaatcacacaatagaaatgaaatataatgaaaaaaaaatcaattcaaaggaatataataaagaaagaaacatagaaaaattgttgtgtatattgtaaatgtttttatgttttatgttttgtgtatttgtgtataattttcaaataagaaaatatcattttaaatttttatataatataaaaaatattatataaaaaagaaatatatattattctggttgatcctgccagtagttatatgcatgtctcaaagattaagccatacatgtctaagtacaaacaaatcaaaagtgaaaccgcaaaacgctcattatatcagttatggttccatagatcgttaacagttacttggataactgtggtaattctagagctaatacatgcaaactAAACACGGaacttttggaacgtgtgcttttattaggctaaaaccaagcgttcattcgatcgttatattggttgaactctagataacttgcagatcgtatggtctcgtaccgacgacagatctttcaaatgtctgccctatcaacttttgatggtagtatctaggactaccatggttgcaacgggtaacggggaatcagggttcgattccggagagggagcctgagaaacggctaccacatctaaggaaggcagcaggcgcgtaaattacccacacccagttcggggaggtagtgacgaaaaataacaatacaggactcatatccgaggccctgtaattggaatggaAATTGGAAaaggagggcaagtctggtgccagcagccgcggtaattccagctccaatagcgtatattaaagttgttgcggttaaaacgttcgtagttgaatttgtgcttcatacgggtagtacaactataattgtggtatgtacattaccttatgtatgtaagcgcattaccggtggagttcttatatataattaatacaatgtattttttatatattcctcctatttaaacctgcttcagtgctcttcatcgagtgttgttgtgggccggtacaattactttgaacaaattagagtgcttaaagcaggctccaaatgcctgaatattttgtgcatggaataatgaaataagacctctgttctactttcattggtttttagatcaagaggtaatgattaatagaagcagtttgggggcattagtattacaacgcgagaggtgaaattcttggaccgtcgtaagactaacttaagcgaaagcatttgccaaagatgttttcattaatcaagaacgaaagttagaggttcgaaggcgatcagataccgccctagttctaaccataaacgatgccagctagcaattgggtgtagctactactatggctctctcagtcgcttcccgggaaaccaaagcttttgggctccgggggaagtatggttgcaaagctgaaacttaaaggaattgacggaaggattatggtgttgaagcttatatagccttcattcatgcgttcatcttgaatgtacaagtgtttgaatgtgtttatataagtggagtcgtacctgttggtttgtcccatcataaggacactagcttcttaaatggacaaattgcgtctagcagtaacgagattgagcaataacaggtctgtgatgcccttagatgtcctgggctgcacgcgcgctacaatgaaagtatcaacgtgtatttcctagaccgagaggtccgggtaaaccgctgaaccacttttatgcttgggattgtgaactgaaactgttcacatgaagttggaattcccagtaagtgtgagtcattaactcgcattgattacgtccctgccctttgtacacaccgcccgtcgctactaccgattgaattatttagtgaggtctccggacgtgatcactgtgacgccttgtgtttcacggttgtttcgcaaaagttgaccgaacttgattatttagaggaagtaaaagtcgtaacaaggtttccgtaggtaaacctgcggaaggatcattattgtgttcctatccgaaaagaaaaaaaaaataattatataaaaacaaaataaaaaaaaagaataaaaaagaaaaaaaagttttctttttgttcttttcattcaaaatgttttgaattatacaatgttttgaatgtttttctgttttttttttttttttaactccttgtaatgcattatcttaatatataaaaatccagTGTCACTGTGTATGTTCCGAAATAACTCAAAAACGAGTCAACTGATATTCATGAAAATTGGCATGTATATGTAGTTTGGTCCAACTTGAATGATAGGatagttattatttcaattaatcgtctcaacaattaataattaacaataaactGATCATCAATGTTGATTGTTGTCATTAGTCGTAGGTTCTATAAGTCTGGAACAGATGGCGCCTCAAGCGAGTTTCTTTACAGAGAACTGTAAAATTTTGTCCTGTGCACCTGATAGATGGCACCACACATTAATGTGGTATACTTTCTTATAGACTACATGTGTTATTTTGCCTGTATAATTTGACGTCGCttcttttgaataatttttcattttgtcttcGTTGCTTACATTACTTTGACAGTTACATAAATACAGCCAAATATACAAAATCCGAAAACAACGAAATTCattcacattaaaaattaaattaatatttttagtaaattgcGGCCAAGAAAATCTAACCTTAATGCCCGTAGCAAGAAGACTTGATATGCACGTGTTCAAAGAGCTAATGAATCAGTCGAACAGAGTGAAGAAAGAAATGCAACTCAAAGAATTCGCACAGCTGAAATTCGTGTTCGAGAGTCACGAGAACAGCGTGATAATCGTCGACAAGAAAATGCATTGAGAACCAGGCTGGCACGTGAACAACACGTAGATTCATTTAGACTGCGAAACCAAGAAAATCAGCGGACCAGCCGGGCAGTAACACGTGGATCAATTGTTCGTCTTTCTTTTAATTATGAACCAGACATCAATTACTCGGCTCATTCCAAAGTTACTATTGGTGCCATGGACAAAATATGCGAATATTGTCAGGCGTTAAAATTTCGCAATGAAACACCCGGCATGTGTTGTGCATCAGGAAAAGTTGTTTTGTCACCACTTTCTACTCCACCTGAACCTTTGAAATCTCTTCTTTCTGGCATTTCAAATGagtcgaaattatttttgcgtaaGACGCGAAAATTAAATCCTTGCTTTCAAATGACGTCGAGCATCCAAAGTTTGTGATCTGTCATCTAATGGTCGTAATTTTGAGacaacatttaaaattcaaggCCAAGTATACCATCAAATTGGATCATTGATGCCAATGCCAAATGAAGATCCAAAATTTCTGCAAATCTATTTTATGGGCAATTGTGAAGAACGTGTAACAACTCGATGCCAGTATAATTTCATTGAACAAGCAGAAGAGAGAGCCATTGTATTgtcattagaattatttttggagAACAGTAATCAATTGCTTCAATTGTTTAAAAGAGTGTCACCACAATTAAAAAGTGGCAATTATCAAATTGTCATCAAAGCGGACAAAGTACCTTTGGGAGAACACGCCGGCAGATTCAATGCTCCAACCGTTGATGAAGTTGCTATTATTATGGTTGGTGATCCAGTTGACAACAGATCTATAAAAATTACTCGCCGAGATAATTCAGTGAGTAGAATTTCAGATTTGCACCGTTCGTACGATGCACTCCAGTACCCACTGATATTCTGGCAAGGACAAGATGGATATCATATCAACATTAAACAGTGTAATCCAGTCAATGGTAATGAATTACATAAAACTGTTAGTTCAATGAACTACTATGCATATCGATTAATGATTAGACACAATCAGGACAACTATATCCTTCGATATCGTCAATTGTATCATCAATACGTTGTAGATATGTTTGCTAAGATTGAAAGCGAACGTTTGCGATTCATTCGGTTCAACCAAGCTAAACTACGATCAGAGGATTACATTCACTTACGAAATGCTATTGTTGGAAACGTTGATGGAAATTTAAACACCAATGAAATCGGCAGTGCTGTTATTTTACCTTCAAGCTACATAGGTAGTCCAAGAAACATGCAAGAATACATACAGGATGCAATGACATATGTGCGTCATTACGGTCGTCCAGATTTGTTTATAACATTTACGTGCAATCAAAATTGGGAGGAAATCCAATCTTTACTATTACCAGGTCAACAATCAATACATCGTCACGATATTACTTCACGAGTgtttaaacaaaagttgaaatctttgattgattttattgtaaaatattcaggttttggcaaaacatGTTGTTGGTTATATTCAATTGAGTGGCAGAAACGAGGCTTACCTCATGCtcacattttaatttggcttgaagATAGAATTCGTCCAGAGGAAATTGATCAAATTATTTCAGCGGAAATTCCAGATTCTTCAATTGATcaagaattatttaatattgttacaAGTCAGATGATTCATGGACCGTGTGGAGCTTTTAACATGACATCACCATGCATGGAAAATagaagatgtaaaaaaaattttcctaagaaattaaCAAACGATACCATTACTGATATTGATGGTTATCCATTCTATCGCCGCAGAAACGCTGATAGTGGCGGCCATACATTTCAAATGAGAACATCAAATTCTGTACAATTAGAAATTGACAATCAATGGGTGGTACCATACTCACCACTACTCTCCAAAACGTATAAAGCTCATATTAATgttgagctttgcagttctgtCAAATCCATcaagtatatttgtaagtacGTTAATAAGGGCAGCGATTTAGCCGTATTTGGAgtacaaaatataaacgaaaatgaTGAAATAGCACGCTACCAAATGGGTAGATATATTAGCAGCAATGAAGCTATCTTGCGTATTCTTAGCTTTCCCATACACCACAGAGAACCTGCTATCCAACATCTTGCAGTGCATCTTGAAAATGGGCAACGTGTGTATCTCACTGAAGAGAATATTCTCCAAAGAGCATTTGAACCGCCAAAAGCGACATTAACTGAATTTTTCACTCTTTGCCAAAAAAATAATGTGAATGGTCAAttcgcaaaaaaattattatatactgaTATTCCATGCTATTTTACATGGAACACGTCGGCTAAAAAATGGGAACCGCGTAAAAAGGGAGAACCACATCCTTCAATTCCAGGCATATTTAAAGCGAAGACACTGGGACGACTTTATACTGTACATCCAAAACAACGTGAATGCTTTTATCTACGTTTATTGTTGGTGAATGTTCCTGGACCAAtctcttttcaatttttacgaACAGTTAATGGCCAAGTGTTCAGTACGTATCAAGATGCATGTCACGCGTTGCAACTTTTAGAAGATGACAACCATTGGGATCTGACACTTTCTGATGCTGCTTTAGCGTCCACGCCGAGTAATATTCGTCAACTCTTTGCCATTATTTTGACGACATGTTTTCCAACACACTCATCTACattgtgggaaaaatataaaaactccaTGACAGAAGATATACTCTAccgataaaaacaaataaaccacTGTCAAAACTTAGACTTCACACAAGATATGTATAACGAAGCATTAATCATGATTGAAGATTTATGTATTATGATCTCAAATTCATCACTTAGTCATTATGGTATTCCATCTCCTAATTGCCCAGCTACAGACTTGGTGAATAGTGATTTGCAGCGAGAAGAACAATTTAATACTCTtgatttaaatgtatttgttaCTAACAATGAACCATTATTAACTGACGAGCAGAAGAACATATACCATCGAATTATGTTGGCTGTTGATTGTTTGGCATCAAACAGgcggttttttttatatagatgcACCAGGTGGAACCGGTAAAACACATTTGATATCGTTTATTCTTGCGAAACTTCGGTCACtgcaaaaaattgctttagCAGTTGCATCGTCAGGCATAGCTGCTACTTTGTTGGATGGTGGGCGGACAGCACATTCTGCGTTCAAGCTACCATTAGCTATTCATAACAATCCAAATGCAATGTGTAACATCAAAAAAAGAAGCGGAATGGCAACAGTATTACGGAAGGCTTCAATCATAATTTGGGATGAGTGTACTATGGCTCATAAGCATTCGCTCGAATCATTAAATAGGACTATGCAGGATTTAAACAATAATGACAGACTTTTCGGTGGTACTATTTTACTACTATCTGGTGATTTCCGGCAAACGTTGCCAGTTATTCCTCGCTCCACTTTTGCAGATGAAATTAATGGATGCCtaaaacaatcaattttatGGAGAAATGTTGAAACACTCAGACTGACAAAAAACAGGCGAGTACTACTCCAAAATGATCCAACAGCACGAGAATTTTCTCAGCAATTACTGGATCTTGGAAACGGTGAAATAGAATTTCAACAAGATACTCAACATGTTAGATTACCAGATAATTTCTGTACTGTTgttcaaactaaaaatgaacTGATTGAGAGCGTCTTCCCAGACATACTAAATAACGTTTTGTTACCACGTATTCCGATGATACCATCCGATTCTCCCATACCATTTAAAAGACTACAGTTTCCCATTCGTTTAGCTTTCGCGATgactataaataaatctcaaggcCAAACAATGTCTATTTGCGGTTTAGACTTGGAAAATCCATGTTTCTCTCATGGGCAATTATACGTGGCCTGTTCACGAGTAGGAAGACCATCAAGCTTATTTGTATTAACCAAAGAccgattgaccaaaaatattgtacaccgaTTGGCGCTTCATTAAACATTGGAACTgtgatttattacaattattaattattaatttagagtattaattgttaaacaaaaatttttaaagtatttgttgaataaatgttatattaatttgtgttaaattttctgtttcaaaccacagcaacgcgtggccgggtcagctagtgacaatatatattatattgtgaacttcgcatacattgtatttgaacgcaataaaaaaacctttaaacatatagttgtacttattatttatatagaaaataatatttaattgtgatatttatataaaatattataaatgataagttaacttgttcacattaacgtgtgtaataccttttttttatggtattttctatttgtgattaaaaacatgttgaaaaatttaaaaaaagaaaacgcacaaatagagaggaaaataatatataaaaggtattactgtttttgttgacctaagacatgcgcagctgcaaatgtttgggtttaaaattacaatttattgaaagatgttttaaacttttgtattaaaaatttattattgattaattattaatactttcaataaattaaaattctttgactttgaattaaaaaaaatacaaaaaaattatcactctatgcggtggatcactcggctcatgggtcgatgaagaacgcagcaaactgtgcgtcatcgtgtgaactgcaggacacatgaacatcgacattttgaacgcatattgcggtccatgctgttatgtactttaattaattttaaagtgctgcttggactacatatggttgagggttgtaagactatgctaaattagttgcttattcttttagtcaattaatagaatttaagcatatggcatattattggattgtatttttcaatccataatattaatagcataaaaagaaatatagaaaatatattcttgaatacctcatatttgaacgaaaatttatgataaatgagaatcttagtattcccataaaagaaaaaattttcaacattatttaaattatattaaataatacataagaggaatgtctagcataaaataaatttttattctagaattaattcactctattgtattgagaaaaatttataataaaaaaaaatatatgatactagctgacccggccacgcgttgctgtggtttgaaacagaaaatttaacacaaattaatataacatttattcaacaaatactttaaaaatttttgtttaacaattaatactctaaattaataattaataattgtaataaatcacAGTTCCAATGTTTAATGAAGCGCCAAtcggtgtacaatatttttggtcaatcggTCTTTGGTTAATACAAATAAGCTTGATGGTCTTCCTACTCGTGAACAGGCCACGTATAATTGCCCATGAGAGAAACATGGATTTTTCAAGTCTAAACCGCAAATAGACATTGTTTGaccttgagatttatttatagtcATCGCGAAAGCTAAAAGAATGGGAAACTGTAGTCTTTTAAATGGTATGGGAGAATCGGATGGTATCATC containing:
- the LOC138858311 gene encoding uncharacterized protein; the protein is MPNEDPKFLQIYFMGNCEERVTTRCQYNFIEQAEERAIVLSLELFLENSNQLLQLFKRVSPQLKSGNYQIVIKADKVPLGEHAGRFNAPTVDEVAIIMVGDPVDNRSIKITRRDNSVSRISDLHRSYDALQYPLIFWQGQDGYHINIKQCNPVNGNELHKTVSSMNYYAYRLMIRHNQDNYILRYRQLYHQYVVDMFAKIESERLRFIRFNQAKLRSEDYIHLRNAIVGNVDGNLNTNEIGSAVILPSSYIGSPRNMQEYIQDAMTYVRHYGRPDLFITFTCNQNWEEIQSLLLPGQQSIHRHDITSRVFKQKLKSLIDFIVKYSGFGKTCCWLYSIEWQKRGLPHAHILIWLEDRIRPEEIDQIISAEIPDSSIDQELFNIVTSQMIHGPCGAFNMTSPCMENRRCKKNFPKKLTNDTITDIDGYPFYRRRNADSGGHTFQMRTSNSVQLEIDNQWVVPYSPLLSKTYKAHINVELCSSVKSIKYICKYVNKGSDLAVFGVQNINENDEIARYQMGRYISSNEAILRILSFPIHHREPAIQHLAVHLENGQRVYLTEENILQRAFEPPKATLTEFFTLCQKNNVNGQFAKKLLYTDIPCYFTWNTSAKKWEPRKKGEPHPSIPGIFKAKTLGRLYTVHPKQRECFYLRLLLVNVPGPISFQFLRTVNGQVFSTYQDACHALQLLEDDNHWDLTLSDAALASTPSNIRQLFAIILTTCFPTHSSTLWEKYKNSMTEDILYR